The stretch of DNA GATCTCGATGGTCTGGCTGGCAATGTCGCGGATCCCGGCCAGGTCCTCCATCTGCCGCGTGACGTGGATCTGCACATCACGGAAATACGGGCGCATGTTCTTGTCGATGAACGGGAAGCTCAAGCGCTGCAGTTCCTCGCTGACTTCCACCATCGGTGCCACGTAGCGGCGCAGGCGCAGGATGTCGCGGCGCAGGCTGTGCAGGCGCTGAATGTCCTCTTCCTGCAACGAGTTGCTCAGCACGCTCTGCTCCAGCTCCTCGATTTCGCCATGAATGGCCTCGCTGACCGGCTGGTAGTTCTCGGTGACGAAGTCGAGCAGGGCGTACAGGACGAAGTCTTCGCCATGTTCGAGCAGCAACGGGCGCGCCTCGCAGCGCTGGCGCACCAGTGCGTAGGATTTCGAGTGGCCGTTGCGGCAGGTGATGATGTAGCCATTGCCAGCGAAGATGTGGGTTTCGATGAACTCCAGCTTGCCTTCGTGGCGTACCGGCGAGTAGGTGACGATGAACAGCGCGTCACCGAAGGTTTCCAGCTTGGGCCGGCTGTGCTTTTCCAGCGCATCCTCGATGGCCAGTTCGTGCAGGTTGAACTGGCACTGCAGGTTGGCCAGTTCCTCGGCATTGGGTTCTTCCAGGCCGATCCACACGAAGTGCCCCGGCTTGCGTGCCCACTCGCTGCCTTCGTCGATGCTGATGTTGGTGACCTTTCTGCCTGCGGCATACACCGCCGATGCCACGACTCGACCCATGGTTATCCACTTTTTCGGTTGCACACGGGTTACAGCTTGGGCTGTAGTTGGCCGCAGAGCAACCTAGTGCTGGGTGAGTTCACCTTCCATATGGTCGATGCACTGCTGCATCTGGGTGCGGCACTGCTCGATCAGCGCCGGCACGTCCTGCTGGCTGAGGCCGCTGGTGGCGATCGGTGGCAGTGAGCGCACGATCACGGTACGCCGCCGCCAACTGTTCAGGCTCAGGCGCCGGGCATAGCGGCTGACGCACACCGGGACGATGGGCACGCCGGCTTCGACGGCCATGTGGAACGCCCCTTTCTTGAACGCCAGCAGCTGCTCTGCCGGGTTGCGTGTGCCTTCCGGGAAGATCCAGATCGAAGTGTCGTCACGCAGGATGCGCGTGGTGGTCTGCATGGCCTTGCGCGCCTGGTAGGCGTTCTTGCGGTCGATCAGCACATTGCCGCCGAGCCAGAACAGCTGGCCGAACAGTGGAATCCAGCCGAGGCTCTTCTTGCCTATGGCAACGGTGCGTTGCGGCACCACATGGCCAAGGATGAACAGGTCGAAGTTGGACTGGTGATTGGCGACGATTACGCAGCCGGGCGGCTGGTCCCACAGGGGGCCGACTTCAGCCTTGACCTTGATGCGCATCAGCCAGGTGGCCGGCAGGCTGTAAAGGCGGGCAAAGAGGCGACTGTTGTCGCGGTTGAAGGGGCGCAGCAGGCCGATCAGCAAGCCAACAGCGCCAACCAGCAAAAAGTGCAGCGCCAGCAGGAGCATGCGAAGGGAGTAAAGCATGGTACGACTCACACCAGACAGTCGCGGCGCAGTGTACGGCTGTGCACTGGCCGGGGCAAACCCTGGTGTGAGCCGGTGCAGTCAGCCCATGTGGCCCTGATCGAGCAGAATGGCTTCGTCCAGGGTATCCAGCAGCCCCTTGCGCACTTTCAGCTTGGTGTTCTTGTGCGCCAGCATGTTCAGCTTCTTCAGCTCTCGGGCAACGCCTAGGGCGACTTCAAGCAGCTGCTCGGCCGGTACCACCTGATCGAGGAAGCCGGCGTCCAGTGCGTCCTTGGGCTCGAACATTTCGGCATTGATCACCGAGCGGTGGAAGGCCGAGCGACGCAGGCGGTCGCGGGCCAGTTCGATGCCGGCGTGGTGCATGGTCATGCCGATCTGCACTTCGTTCAGGCCGATCTTGTAGGGGCCTTCGACGCCGATGCGGTAATCCGCCGACAACAGCAGGAAGGCGCCTTTGGCCACGGCATGGCCGGGGCAGGCGACGATCACCGGGAACGGGTTCGACAGCAGGCGGCGCGCCAGGGTGGACCCGGCGGTGACCAGGGCCACGGCCTCCTTGGGGCCGGAGGTCATTACCTTGAGGTCGTAACCGCCGGAGAGGATGCCCGGCTGGCCGGTGATGATCACCACGGCACGTTCCTGCGTGGCGCGGTCGAGGGCGGCATTGAAGGCCGCGATGACGTCTGGCGAGATGGCATTGACCTTGCCGTTGTTCAGGGTCAGGGTGGCGATGCCGTCTTCGGCGTGGTAGGTAATCAGCTCGCTCATGGCGGAATCCTTTGGGTGGCGTGGCGACGACGTTACCCAGCACGGCGGGCCAGGTAAAGCAGCAAGGCTGACCGGCCAGTCAGCGCCAGGGCGCGACGCCTTGCACGGCGAGGGTAGGGCGCTGGCAGGGGGAAAAAGCGCTGGCGAGATTGGCAGCTTTGCCCTGGCAACCTCGGTTTTTCAGTGGGTTGGCTTAAATGCATGAAAAATTTGAAAAAAATGCTTGCCAAAGAAAAGCTCTTCTACTAAATTAGCGCGCCTCGACGGGGTGAAAGCCTTGAAGAGAAAACGGTGAAGTGTCCGAGTGGTCGAAGGAGCACGCCTGGAAAGTGTGTATACGAGAAATCGTATCAAGGGTTCAAATCCCTTCTTCACCGCCACATTCTGCGAAAGCCCCCGAGCTGAAAAGTTCGGGGGCTTTTTGCATTCTGGGCCTTTGTAGGAGCGGCCTTGCCGGGGCGCCGGACCGGTCGGAAAGGGCTGCGAAGCAGCCCCAAGGATTCAGCGCAGACGCTTGAAGTGATGGGGCTGCTCCGCAGCCCTTTCCGACCGGTCCGGCGCCCCGGCAAGGCCGCTCCTACAAGAGCCGTCTCGCCTTCCCTGAGACTCAAAAGTTCACAGATGCCGACAACCGCGCCGTGCGCGGCGCCCCCTGGAACAGGTAGTTGTCACCCAGGTAATCCCCCACATCGCGCCAGTAGCGCTTGTCGAAGACGTTATCCACTGTCAGCCGCAGCGTCGTGTTGTAGCCGCCAATGCGTGTGCGATAGCGGCTGCCGACGTCGAACACGGTATACCCGCCCACCTCCACATTCCCCGCCTGGCTCGCATACTTGCTGGCGCTGTAACGTGCCCCACCAAGCAATGCCAGGCCGGGCAATGGCAGGCTGTACTCGGCATGCAGGGCCGCACGCAAGCGCGGCACGTTGATCGCCTGATGGCCTTCATAGGCGTCGGTGTCACTGCCCTGCACCCGGGCACGAATCGCGGCGGCGCTAGCCTGAAGCTGCAGGTTCGAGGTTGCCCAGCCGCTGGCGCCCAGTTCCAGGCCAATGTTC from Pseudomonas putida encodes:
- a CDS encoding lysophospholipid acyltransferase family protein, producing MLYSLRMLLLALHFLLVGAVGLLIGLLRPFNRDNSRLFARLYSLPATWLMRIKVKAEVGPLWDQPPGCVIVANHQSNFDLFILGHVVPQRTVAIGKKSLGWIPLFGQLFWLGGNVLIDRKNAYQARKAMQTTTRILRDDTSIWIFPEGTRNPAEQLLAFKKGAFHMAVEAGVPIVPVCVSRYARRLSLNSWRRRTVIVRSLPPIATSGLSQQDVPALIEQCRTQMQQCIDHMEGELTQH
- a CDS encoding magnesium and cobalt transport protein CorA; the encoded protein is MGRVVASAVYAAGRKVTNISIDEGSEWARKPGHFVWIGLEEPNAEELANLQCQFNLHELAIEDALEKHSRPKLETFGDALFIVTYSPVRHEGKLEFIETHIFAGNGYIITCRNGHSKSYALVRQRCEARPLLLEHGEDFVLYALLDFVTENYQPVSEAIHGEIEELEQSVLSNSLQEEDIQRLHSLRRDILRLRRYVAPMVEVSEELQRLSFPFIDKNMRPYFRDVQIHVTRQMEDLAGIRDIASQTIEIGMLLESSRQSIVQRKFAAWAAILAFPTAIAGIYGMNFQNMPELGWHYGYFGVLGVIVLGCTGLYASFKKSGWL
- a CDS encoding crotonase/enoyl-CoA hydratase family protein, which produces MSELITYHAEDGIATLTLNNGKVNAISPDVIAAFNAALDRATQERAVVIITGQPGILSGGYDLKVMTSGPKEAVALVTAGSTLARRLLSNPFPVIVACPGHAVAKGAFLLLSADYRIGVEGPYKIGLNEVQIGMTMHHAGIELARDRLRRSAFHRSVINAEMFEPKDALDAGFLDQVVPAEQLLEVALGVARELKKLNMLAHKNTKLKVRKGLLDTLDEAILLDQGHMG